The genomic DNA GATAGCGCGAGCGGAAGCTCATCGCCGTCACACACGACCTCGACATCGCCTCCATCGATTCGTCCGATCAGGATTTGGCCATCGAATCGAAATCGGCCGAGGTTGAAGTTTTTTCTCGTCATCTGAATCCTTGCATTTCAAACTTGAACGAATCAAGTGTCTGCAGGGCTAACGCTCCAAGCAATCGAGAATGTGATGCAAATGTCCCGTTTGTTGCAATGCTCAAATTTCGAACGCGGCATTGTCCTCAGCAATGAGACGGTCCGCCTTCCGATCCCTTCGTCTCTGCCAGTTCGCGGTTTGTCATCGCCAACGTGACGACGCCGTGAGAAGCGAGTTCAACGGCCGCTCTCCATTTTCTGCTTGCGCGGATGCTCTCCTTGAGTGGCCGACAGGCGGTTCGCAACAAACAGGACAATCGGCCGATATTTCCGATCGATCGGCGCTCCTCGACTGCACACAATCGGCGGCTTCATTCATACAAAATCAGGAGCCAAGCGATGGGTGCAAGTCGGAGATTTTTTTTGGAGATACCACTGTTTTCTCTGGTTGTCGCAGCTTCTGCCGGCTCGGCGTTCGCTCAATCAACTTCGTCTGTGGTCATTTGGGGCCTCCTGGATGCAGACGTGAGTCATTTCAGCCAGGGCGGCTTGAGCAAAACGCTACTCAGTACAAGCGGGAACGCAGGCAGTCAGCTTGGATTCCGTGGCACCGAAGACCTTGGCGGAGGAATGTCTGCCAATTTTTGGCTTGAATCCGGTTTGTTGAACGACACCGGCGAGATCTTTAGTTCCACATACTTCGCGCGTCGCAGCACGGTCAGTCTGGCGGGTCCATTTGGCGAGATTCGATTCGGTCGCGATTACACGCCAACCTGGAGCAATCACAACGCATTCGATCCGTTCAACACCAGCGGTGCAGGCGCCGGATCCAACATCACAACGCGGGGATCAAACCCGATGACGTTGATTCGTGCCAACAATTCGATCTCGTATCTATGGGGCTACGGCCCGAATCGCCCAGCGAACACCGGTCGCGGTGTGTACGCTCAGCTGATGTATGCGCTCCCGGAAAACACCCATGGCCGGCCTGCGCTGGGCCGGTACGCGGGTGGGCGTCTGGGGTACGCTGAGGGCCCCATCAACGCGGCCATTGCCTACTCGCGGTCCGAGGGCACCCCCTACGCAGCCGATGCGGTTGCCGGCTTCAGCTCGTTCAAGGAATTCAGTCTGGGCGCTGCGTATGACTTTGGAGTGGGCAAGCTGATGGCACACGTCGGCACCAACACATCGGATGTCCCTGGAACCAAGTACACGCACTGGGGGATCGGCGGTCGGATCTACGCCGGCGCGGGATACATCCCAGTCTCTTACAACAGCATCAGACAGAGCGGTGCCACCGGCGCAGGCGCCGATCAGTTGGCCGCGGGTTATGTGTATTTCTTTTCCAAGCGCACGGCCGCTTATGCCACGGTCTCGCATATCAGGAACAAGAACAAGGGCACCTGGACGTTCAGCGGCTCCAACGGCGGTGACAACCCAGGCTTCGCGACGGCCCCCGGCTTTGCCTATGGCAGCGGCACGGGCTACGACTTCGGCATCAGGACCAGTTTCTAGTTCGCTGCCGCTGGCGCGAGCCGGTCGACGCTCTATTGCGATGTGCGGCGCGGTGTTTTATGTGCGCGTCAATATTTGCGCCTGTCCTGAAGGAAGAAATCGAGATGGAAATTACTGCGAACGGCCGATGGAACTGCGAGCGCAGCGGTGAGGGCGAAATGAACGGCGCGGAGAGTCTGGTCAAAACGCTGTTGGCCTGCGGCGTGGACACCTGCTTCGCCAACCCTGGGACGAGCGAGATGCAGTTCGTTGCCGCACTCGATCAAATCCCTGGGATGCGTTGCGTTCTCGGTTTGTTTGAAGGCGTCGTCACGGGTGCCGCCGACGGCTACGGTCGAATGGCTGGCAAGCCTGCAGCCACGTTGCTGCACTGCGGTCCGGGCCTGGCAAACGGGCTGGCCAACCTGCATAACGCGCGCCGCGCGCAAACACCCGTGGTGAATATCGTTGGAGATCAGGCCACGCATCACCGCCCGCTGGATGCGCCCCTCACCACCGATACCGAAGGCTGGGCACGTCCCGTTTCGACGTGGGTCCGAACCGCCACGAAAGCGGGGTTGGTGGGCGCCGATGCGGCCCGCGCCGTGGCTGCTGCGTGCGCTGCTCCCGGCGGTGTGGCCAGCTTGATTCTGCCCTCCGATGTCTGCTGGGAATCGGGTGGAGACGTGGCGATGCCTATCGCGAATACGCCGGCGCCCAAGGTCTCACCCCATGCGATCCAACAGGCCGCGCGCATGCTGCGCTCGCAGCGGCCCACGCTGATCGTGTTGACTGGCGCGGCGGTAGGTGAAGCGGCGCTGGCCACGGCGCACCGCATCTCTGCTGCCACTGGTGGCCGCCTTGTCATGGAGCGCACCAATGGGCGAGTGGCGAGAGGGCGCGGCCGCTTTGGCGTTGATCGCATGCCATATTCCGGCGACCAAGCTCGATCAGAGATGGCTGGAATCTGCAACGTCATATTGGTCGGGGCCTCGACGCCAGTGACCTTCTTCGCCTATCCAGGGCAGTCGCCGCGTCCGTATCCAATGGATGCCGACGTACATACGCTCGCCCGTCCGGAGCAAGATCTCTCTGATGCGCTGGAGCGCCTGGCGGACGAGTTGGACGCGCCGGCCGTGAGCGTGCCGTATTCGAACTCGTCTCACGAGTTGCCCAGGGGCGCGGTGACTCCTGCTGCCGTGGCGCAGATGCTGACGGTGCTGTTGCCCGAGCAGGCCATCGTTGTCGACGAAAGTGTGAGCTTCGGTCGCGCCTTCTACCCTGCTACCGAGAACGCCGCGCCACACGACTGGCTGCCCCTCACCGGGGGAGCGATCGGTGGCGGGCTTCCGCTCGCTACTGGCGCCGCGGTAGCCGCGCCAGGCCGCCGAGTGGTGGCGCTGCAGGCAGACGGCTCCGGCATGTATACGCTGCAATCGCTCTGGACCATGGCACGCGAGAAGCTTGATGTCACAGTGGTGGTCCTGGCCAACAGGAAGTACGCCATCTTGCTGGGTGAGCTTGCCGGCGTCGGTGCCAATGCGGGGAAGACAGCGCTTGACATGCTCGACATCGGAAATCCGAATCTCAATTGGGTGCAACTGGCCCATGGCATGGGGGTGGAAGCTTCCCGCGCCGAGGATATGGAGCAGTTGGCGGAGTTGTTCCGGATGGCAAACGCGCGGCCAGGGCCGTTTCTGATTGAATTGCTGATATGAAGGCGCCGTGCATCAAAGCTTGCAGCAAGGTGCTTGGGGTAGAGCGATCCTGCACTCTTGCCAAACCGGCGGGCATTTATGTGTGAACAGGCCCTCGTCAAGCCGGCACAGCCAGCGTGCGCAGCCACGCATCGATCAGCGCCAGGCTGTAGCGGCTCGCGACCGCGGCGACGAAACGCGTGAAGTCCGCATGCGCCGCGTCGTCGGCGCGGTCCGAGATGGTCCGCACCGCGGCGAAGGGCACGCCGTAGTCGTGGCACACTTGGGCGACGGCCGCGCCTTCCATCTCGACCGCCAGCGCGTCGGGCAGGTCACGGCGCAGCGCAGCGCTCTCGGCGGCGGTCGACACGAAGCGGTCGCCGCTCACCAGCAGCCCGCGATGGAGCTTCGGCGCGGCAAGGCCGAACTCGTCGACCACCGTCTGGCCGAGCAGCGCCGCGGGCTTGCGCAGCAGCGTGGCCGTCACGGCCGCGAGCGCATCGCTGATCGCGGTGTCGGTCGCGAAGCGCGCGTGGCCCGTCAGCGGCACTTCGTATTTCGGGAAGATCGGCGAGGCATCGAGGTCGTGCTGCAGCAGCCGGGTGGCCACCACCACGTCGCCCACCGCCACATTCGGCGCAAGCCCGCCGGCGACGCCGGTGAACACGATCGCGCGCGCGCGAAAGCGCTCCAGCAGCACCGTGGCGGTGGTGGCCGCGGCGACCTTGCCGATGCGCGAGAGCACCGCGACCACCGGCTGCCCGTGCAGGTGGCCGAGCCAGAACTCGCGGCCTGCCACGCGGACGCGGTGCTCGTCGGGCATCGCGGCGAGCAATGCCGCCAGTTCTTCGTGCATCGCCGCAACGATCGCGATCGGATTCATCTCACCGTGCCTTCCATCACTGCTCGCATCCGTCACTGTCTTCTTCGCGGGCCGCCGCGGATCCGGCTTCGCCGGGCCGCAGGCGGCGCCCCCGGCAGGGGGTGCCCGAGCCACACGAAGTGGGCGAGGCTGGGGGGTTACTTGATGTCTACGCCATAGAAGGTGTGGCGCCCGAACGGGCTCAGCTTGAAGTCGACCACTTCCTTGCGCACCGGCTTGAGCTGCACCGCATGGGCGATCGTGAACCACGGCGCCTGCTCCTTGAAGATCACCTGGGCCTTCTTGTAGAGGGCTTCGCGCTCGGATTGCTTGGACACGTTCTTGGCCTTCACCACGAGGTCTTCGTAGGGCTGGTAGCAGAACTTCGCGACGTTGCTGCCGTTCGATTGCGCCGAGGCGCAGCCCAGCAGCGTGTAGAGGAAGTTGTCCGGGTCGCCGTTGTCGCCGGTCCAGCCCAGCATGCCCATCTGGTGCTCGCCGGCCTGCATGCGCTTGCGGTATTCGCCCCATTCGAAGGTCTTGATCTCGGCCTTGACGCCGATCTTCGCGAGGTCGGCCTGCATCAGCTCGGCGATGCGCTTGGCATTCGGGTTGTAGGGCCGCTGCACCGGCATTGCCCACAGGTCGGTGGTGAAGCCGTCGGCAAGGCCGGCCTGCGCGAGCAGTTTCTTCGCGGCCTCGGGATCGTAGGGATCGTCCTTGACCGCATCGTTGTACGACCACATGGTCGGCGGGATCGGGTTCTTGGCCGCGACGCCGGTGCTGAGGTAGACGCCGTCGATGATGGCCTTCTTGTTGATCGCCATGTTGATGGCCTTGCGCACGCGCACGTCGTCGAAGGGCTTCTTGGTCGTGTTGTAGGCCAGGTAGCCGACGT from Variovorax sp. PBL-E5 includes the following:
- a CDS encoding porin, with translation MGASRRFFLEIPLFSLVVAASAGSAFAQSTSSVVIWGLLDADVSHFSQGGLSKTLLSTSGNAGSQLGFRGTEDLGGGMSANFWLESGLLNDTGEIFSSTYFARRSTVSLAGPFGEIRFGRDYTPTWSNHNAFDPFNTSGAGAGSNITTRGSNPMTLIRANNSISYLWGYGPNRPANTGRGVYAQLMYALPENTHGRPALGRYAGGRLGYAEGPINAAIAYSRSEGTPYAADAVAGFSSFKEFSLGAAYDFGVGKLMAHVGTNTSDVPGTKYTHWGIGGRIYAGAGYIPVSYNSIRQSGATGAGADQLAAGYVYFFSKRTAAYATVSHIRNKNKGTWTFSGSNGGDNPGFATAPGFAYGSGTGYDFGIRTSF
- a CDS encoding 5'-methylthioadenosine/adenosylhomocysteine nucleosidase, yielding MNPIAIVAAMHEELAALLAAMPDEHRVRVAGREFWLGHLHGQPVVAVLSRIGKVAAATTATVLLERFRARAIVFTGVAGGLAPNVAVGDVVVATRLLQHDLDASPIFPKYEVPLTGHARFATDTAISDALAAVTATLLRKPAALLGQTVVDEFGLAAPKLHRGLLVSGDRFVSTAAESAALRRDLPDALAVEMEGAAVAQVCHDYGVPFAAVRTISDRADDAAHADFTRFVAAVASRYSLALIDAWLRTLAVPA
- a CDS encoding acetolactate synthase large subunit, whose translation is MNGAESLVKTLLACGVDTCFANPGTSEMQFVAALDQIPGMRCVLGLFEGVVTGAADGYGRMAGKPAATLLHCGPGLANGLANLHNARRAQTPVVNIVGDQATHHRPLDAPLTTDTEGWARPVSTWVRTATKAGLVGADAARAVAAACAAPGGVASLILPSDVCWESGGDVAMPIANTPAPKVSPHAIQQAARMLRSQRPTLIVLTGAAVGEAALATAHRISAATGGRLVMERTNGRVARGRGRFGVDRMPYSGDQARSEMAGICNVILVGASTPVTFFAYPGQSPRPYPMDADVHTLARPEQDLSDALERLADELDAPAVSVPYSNSSHELPRGAVTPAAVAQMLTVLLPEQAIVVDESVSFGRAFYPATENAAPHDWLPLTGGAIGGGLPLATGAAVAAPGRRVVALQADGSGMYTLQSLWTMAREKLDVTVVVLANRKYAILLGELAGVGANAGKTALDMLDIGNPNLNWVQLAHGMGVEASRAEDMEQLAELFRMANARPGPFLIELLI